The following proteins come from a genomic window of Pseudomonas syringae:
- a CDS encoding TRZ/ATZ family hydrolase — protein MPNATPPLDLLLLPSWLVPVEPAGVVLKDHGIGVRDGCIVYIGPRAEALRQNAAQVRELPGMLLSPGLINAHGHAAMTLFRGLADDLPLMTWLQDHIWPAESKWVDEDFVRDGTDLAIAEQLKGGITCFSDMYFYPKVAAERVHASGMRAQITVPVLDFPIPGARTTDEALHNGIELFNDLAHHPRIKIAFGPHAPYTVGDENLEKVRVIADELDAMIQMHVHETAFEVEQAVEQRQERPLARLHRLGMLGPRFQAVHMTQISDDDLELLVESNSSVIHCPESNLKLASGFCPVERLWQAGVNVAVGTDGAASNNDLDLLGETRTAALLAKAVAGSATALDAHRALRMATLNGARALGLQDETGSLELGKAADMVAFDLSRLAQQPVYDPVSQLIYATGRDCVSHVWVAGKQLLDGGRLTRMDEQALCETAIAWGRRIAGKSE, from the coding sequence ATGCCGAACGCCACGCCACCGCTCGACCTTTTGCTCCTGCCCTCCTGGCTGGTGCCGGTCGAGCCCGCAGGCGTGGTGCTCAAGGACCACGGCATCGGCGTTCGCGACGGTTGTATCGTGTATATCGGTCCGCGGGCCGAGGCCTTGCGGCAGAACGCCGCACAGGTCCGGGAGCTGCCCGGAATGCTGCTCAGCCCCGGCCTGATCAACGCCCACGGCCATGCGGCGATGACCCTGTTTCGCGGCCTGGCCGACGACCTGCCACTGATGACCTGGCTGCAAGACCATATCTGGCCCGCCGAGAGCAAATGGGTCGATGAAGATTTCGTGCGGGACGGCACCGATCTGGCCATTGCCGAACAGCTCAAGGGCGGTATCACCTGTTTCTCGGACATGTATTTCTACCCCAAAGTGGCTGCCGAACGGGTTCACGCCAGCGGCATGCGCGCGCAAATCACCGTGCCGGTGCTGGACTTCCCGATTCCGGGGGCCCGCACCACCGACGAAGCCCTGCACAACGGCATAGAGCTGTTCAACGACCTCGCCCATCACCCGCGTATCAAGATTGCCTTTGGCCCGCATGCGCCTTATACCGTCGGTGACGAAAATCTGGAAAAGGTCCGGGTCATTGCCGACGAACTCGACGCCATGATCCAGATGCACGTGCACGAGACCGCGTTCGAAGTCGAGCAGGCAGTCGAGCAGCGCCAGGAGCGCCCTCTCGCCCGCCTGCACCGCCTGGGCATGCTCGGTCCGCGTTTCCAGGCCGTACACATGACGCAGATCAGCGACGACGATCTGGAACTGTTGGTGGAAAGCAACTCCAGCGTGATCCATTGCCCCGAGTCCAACCTCAAGCTGGCCAGTGGTTTCTGTCCGGTGGAGCGACTATGGCAGGCCGGTGTGAACGTTGCAGTGGGCACCGACGGCGCAGCCAGCAACAACGATCTGGATCTGCTTGGCGAAACCCGCACTGCGGCCCTGCTCGCCAAGGCCGTCGCCGGTTCGGCCACTGCGCTGGATGCCCACCGGGCCTTGCGCATGGCCACCCTGAACGGCGCGCGTGCGCTGGGCCTGCAGGACGAAACCGGCTCGCTGGAACTCGGCAAGGCTGCGGACATGGTCGCTTTCGACCTGTCGAGGCTGGCCCAGCAACCGGTCTATGATCCGGTATCCCAGCTTATCTATGCCACCGGCCGCGATTGCGTGAGCCACGTCTGGGTAGCGGGAAAACAGCTGCTCGACGGCGGCCGCCTGACCCGAATGGACGAGCAGGCGCTGTGCGAGACGGCCATTGCCTGGGGCAGGCGCATTGCCGGCAAGTCCGAATAA
- the mtnA gene encoding S-methyl-5-thioribose-1-phosphate isomerase — MRDRLLAAEKVKAIDWRDNTLYLLDQRVLPFEEIWHPYTTAQGVAEAIRTMVVRGAPAIGISAAYGAFLSARARIAEGGDWYAALEEDFLMLTDSRPTAVNLVWALNRMRDRLLRVKDGDDPLVALEAEAVAIHLSDREANLTMAQLGADLIRRHQGNLQTVLTHCNTGALATGGFGTALGVIRAAHLEGMIERVYADETRPWLQGSRLTAWELANEGIPVTLNADSAAAHLMRTKGITWVIVGADRITANGDVANKIGTYQLAVAAMHHGVRFMVVAPSSTIDMDMASGDDIVIEERDGRELLEVGGQRVGANVEAFNPVFDVTPADLIDAIVTEKGIVERPDTARMAQLMSRKHLH, encoded by the coding sequence ATGCGCGATCGACTGTTGGCTGCGGAGAAAGTAAAGGCCATCGATTGGCGAGACAACACTCTCTACCTGCTGGATCAGCGGGTATTGCCGTTCGAGGAAATCTGGCACCCCTATACCACTGCGCAGGGGGTTGCCGAAGCCATTCGCACAATGGTGGTGCGTGGTGCGCCGGCCATTGGCATCAGTGCCGCCTATGGCGCGTTTCTCAGTGCCCGTGCACGGATTGCCGAAGGTGGAGACTGGTACGCAGCACTGGAAGAGGATTTCCTGATGCTGACCGATTCGCGTCCTACCGCAGTCAACCTGGTCTGGGCGTTGAACCGCATGCGCGACCGTCTGCTGCGGGTAAAGGACGGAGACGACCCGCTGGTCGCGCTGGAAGCTGAAGCGGTGGCGATCCATTTGAGTGACCGCGAAGCCAATCTGACCATGGCGCAGTTGGGTGCTGACCTGATCCGCAGGCATCAGGGCAATCTGCAGACCGTTCTGACCCACTGCAATACCGGTGCGCTCGCCACCGGCGGTTTCGGCACGGCGCTGGGCGTGATTCGCGCGGCGCACCTGGAAGGCATGATCGAGCGCGTCTACGCCGATGAAACCCGGCCGTGGCTGCAGGGCTCGAGGCTGACCGCCTGGGAGCTGGCCAACGAAGGTATCCCGGTCACGCTCAACGCAGATTCCGCCGCCGCGCACCTGATGCGCACCAAAGGCATCACCTGGGTGATCGTGGGCGCGGACCGCATCACCGCCAATGGTGACGTGGCGAACAAGATCGGCACTTACCAACTTGCAGTCGCTGCGATGCACCACGGCGTGCGCTTCATGGTAGTGGCGCCCAGCTCGACCATTGACATGGACATGGCCAGTGGCGATGACATCGTTATCGAAGAGCGCGACGGTCGTGAGCTGCTTGAGGTCGGTGGGCAGCGGGTCGGGGCGAATGTCGAAGCCTTCAATCCGGTGTTCGACGTGACGCCGGCAGACCTGATCGATGCCATCGTGACCGAGAAAGGCATTGTCGAGCGTCCCGACACGGCGCGAATGGCCCAATTGATGAGCCGCAAACACCTGCATTGA